One genomic segment of [Pasteurella] aerogenes includes these proteins:
- the penP gene encoding Beta-lactamase precursor — protein MLNKLKIGTLLLLTLTACSPNSVHSVTSNPQPASAPVQQSATQATFQQTLANLEQQYQARIGVYVWDTETGHSLSYRADERFAYASTFKALLAGAVLQSLPEKDLNRTISYSQKDLVSYSPETQKYVGKGMTIAQLCEAAVRFSDNSATNLLLKELGGVEQYQRILRQLGDNVTHTNRLEPDLNQAKPNDIRDTSTPKQMAMNLNAYLLGNTLTESQKTILWNWLDNNATGNPLIRAATPTSWKVYDKSGAGKYGVRNDIAVVRIPNRKPIVMAIMSTQFTEEAKFNNKLVEDAAKQVFHTLQLN, from the coding sequence ATGTTAAATAAGTTAAAAATCGGCACATTATTATTGCTGACATTAACGGCTTGTTCGCCCAATTCTGTTCATTCGGTAACGTCTAATCCGCAGCCTGCTAGTGCGCCTGTGCAACAATCAGCCACACAAGCCACCTTTCAACAGACTTTGGCGAATTTGGAACAGCAGTATCAAGCCCGAATTGGCGTTTATGTATGGGATACAGAAACGGGACATTCTTTGTCTTATCGTGCAGATGAACGCTTTGCTTATGCGTCCACTTTCAAGGCGTTGTTGGCTGGGGCGGTGTTGCAATCGCTGCCTGAAAAAGATTTAAATCGTACCATTTCATATAGCCAAAAAGATTTGGTTAGTTATTCTCCCGAAACCCAAAAATACGTTGGCAAAGGCATGACGATTGCCCAATTATGTGAAGCAGCCGTGCGGTTTAGCGACAACAGCGCGACCAATTTGCTGCTCAAAGAATTGGGTGGCGTGGAACAATATCAACGTATTTTGCGACAATTAGGCGATAACGTAACCCATACCAATCGGCTAGAACCCGATTTAAATCAAGCCAAACCCAACGATATTCGTGATACGAGTACACCCAAACAAATGGCGATGAATTTAAATGCGTATTTATTGGGCAACACATTAACCGAATCGCAAAAAACGATTTTGTGGAATTGGTTGGACAATAACGCAACAGGCAATCCATTGATTCGCGCTGCTACGCCAACATCGTGGAAAGTGTACGATAAAAGCGGGGCGGGTAAATATGGTGTACGCAATGATATTGCGGTGGTTCGCATACCAAATCGCAAACCGATTGTGATGGCAATCATGAGTACGCAATTTACCGAAGAAGCCAAATTCAACAATAAATTAGTAGAAGATGCAGCAAAGCAAGTATTTCATACTTTACAGCTCAACTAA